DNA from Dietzia lutea:
CCCGAGCTTGCCCTTGACCAGGTCGGCGGCGGAGGCGATCTCGTCGGCCACCGCGACGTCGGTGACGAGCAGTTCGTTGCCCTGGCGGTCGACCGCGCCGTCGTAGCCCACCGACACACGCAGGCCGGCGGCGCCGATGGCCATGTCGATCTGCCCGGTCCGCCAGGCGCGGCCCATCGTGTCGGTGACGACCACGGCCACGCGCGCGCCGGTCCGCTCGCGCAGTTCGCGGGCGAGGGCGGCCGCGGAGGCGTCGGGGTCCTCGGGCAGCAGCGCGAGCTCGCGGGCGTCGACGTTGGAGCCGTCGACGCCCGCGGCGGCCTGCACGATCCCCAGCCGGTTCTCGGTGATGAGCGTGCGGTTGACCCGCGCCACGACGCGCACGGACTCGGCGTCGACGAGCCGCCGCCGCAGGGCGTCGCGCTCCTCGGGGTCGGTGGGCGCGGGCACGATCCGGCCCTCGGTCTTGGACAGGACCTTGGAGGTGAGGACCACGATGTCGCCGTCAGCCAGGCCGTGCGGGTCGGCGGTGAGCGCGTCGGCGAGGACACCGGCGAGGTCGTCGCCGGGGCGGAACTCGGGCAGGCCGTCGGGCGCCCACATCGTCACGTCGGAGGGCGCGGCGTGTTCGACGCTCCAGCGGCGGATCTCGGGGACGGCGCCGTCGGTCATCGGTCGCCCCGCGCGGGGACGTCGAGCCCGGCCAGCTCGATCGCGGCGACGAGCATGTCCGCCGTGGCGTCGGGGTCGGTCATGAGCAGGGGCGCCTCGCGCACGGCGACGCCGTCGACCGTGCCGGAGCCGTCAGTGGGGCCGTCGCCGGGGGCGACGAGCCAGCCGTCGATGAGGCCCGTGCCCGAGCGGGCGCCGTAGTGGCGCGCCACCGCGGTGGCCGAGGTCTCGACGCCGATCGCGGTGAGGCACGCGTCGGCCATGCCGCGCAGCACCGAGCCGCCGATCACCGGGCTGACGCCCACCACGGGGGCGGGGGTGGAGCGCAGCGCGGCGCGCATCCCGGGGACCGCGAGGATCGCGCCGACGGAGACCACGGGGTTGGAGGGGGCGACGACGACGAGGTCGGCCGTCTCGATGGCCTCCAGTGCCTCGGGTGTCGGGGAGGCGGACTCCGCGCCGATCTGGACGAAGCCGGAGGCGGGCAGCTGCGCCCTGTGCCGGACCCACCACTCCTGGAAATGGATCGCCCGCGAGCCGGTGGCGGACCCGCCCGCCTCGCCCGCCCCGACCCCGCCGTCCGCGGCCGGCGGGTCGGTCACCACGACGTGCGTCTCGCAGCGGTCGTCGGTGACGGGCAGCAGGCGCACGCCGGGGGACCAGCGGGTGCAGAGCGCCTCGGTGACGTCGGTGAGGCGGTAGCCGGCGTTGAGCATCTGGGTACGCACGAGATGGGTGGCGAGGTCCTTGTCGCCGAGGCCGAACCAGTCGGGCTGGACGCCGTACGAGGCGAGTTCGTCGCGGCAGTTCCAGGTCTCTCCGGCGTGACCCCAGCCGCGCTCGGGGTCGATGCCCCCGCCGAGGGTGTACATGCACGTGTCGAGGTCGGGGCAGATACGGACGCCGTGCATCCAGGCGTCGTCGCCGACGTTGACCACCGCGTCGATGCGGTGGGGGGAGGAGGCGCGGGCGGACTCTGAGTCCAGCCCGAGCAGTCGGCGGGCGCCGAGGAGGAAACGGGCGCCACCGACGCCTCCGGCCAGAACACAGATCTTCACGGGGACGAGAGTAGTGACGGGCCCGGGGGGCGGGGGCGCGACCCCGATGGGCTGCGGAGACCGGCGCGCCGACGGGCTGCGGGGGCGGCGCGCCGACGTGTTCCACGCCACAACCGGGGCGGCGTGTCACCGGTCATAGCCGGAGAGGAAAATGGTAGGTCGCGTGGATTTCGCTTGACCTGCGCGGCTTGCATGTGTGTAATCACAGGTGTGTCATTCCCTGGTGGGTGACGGTAAACCTCATTACGGACACCGGACGGGTGCCGGGCCGACGGTGTCCTCACGATCGAGGCCTCTCGCGGTCGCGCCGGTGCCGGGCACTCCATCGCGGATCTTTCGCAGACGAACAACGCAACACGAAGGGATGACCGTGGATCGACAGTCACGCACCGTCGCGGGACCCGAGCTGGCCCTGGTCGACCTCGGTGTCCCCGGCCTGTTCGACGAGGACGAGCAGGAGAGCTGGCAGGACCGGGCTCTGTGCGCGCAGACCGATCCCGAGGCGTTCTTCCCCGAGAAGGGCGGCTCGACCCGCGAGGCCAAGAAGATCTGCACCGGGTGCGAGGTCAAGGCGGAGTGCCTCGAGTACGCGCTGGCCAACGACGAGCGGTTCGGCATCTGGGGCGGGCTGTCCGAGCGCGAGCGGCGACGCATCAAGCGCGACGCCGTCATCTGATCCGCGGGCTCCGGCTCACTTCTCCCCGCCCACCGACCACGCCCGGCCCCTGACTCGGGTCCTGTCGCACACTGACCGCCCCGCGCCGTCTTCCGCAGCCGCCGGCGCGCGGGGTTGTGCGAACACGCAGCGCGAGTGCCCGCACGTGCGCTGCCCCTTCGTCCCGCGCTGCCGGAATGCGCGCTCAAGGCAGAGTTGTGCTGGCGAAGTGGTCCATACCGGGCGCGTAGGCCGGAGAGGCAGCGCATCCGGACGGCGGTGCGCTGGGGGATTGCATACCGGGGGCCACTCAACCCTCATCCGGGCTCGACTCAGTCCTCATCCGGGTCCGACTCAGTCCTCACCCGGGCCGGAGTCAGTCCTCGTCAGGGCCCGCCTCGACCTCGTCGGGTGAGATCTCCAGGTGCTGCGACACCAGCTCCACGAGCACGGAGTAGATGAGATCCCGCAGGTCGTCGCCCTCCGGCGCACGCCGGGTGAGCGGCTTCCGGAACAGCACCAGCCGCGCGCGGGTCGGCTGCCCCGACCGGTCCACGCCCGCGGGCACGAGCCGGGCGAGCGGGACGTCGCCGTCGGCCACGACCTCCTCGGGCCACGTCTCCCCGGGTCGCAGGCGCATACGCGGCACCATGTCCACGGCGAGGTCCAGGTGCTCGAGGCGCGCGTGCCAGTGCTGGTCGATCTCGGCGAACGCCTCGAGGGCGGCGGCGTCGAACTCCGCCGACCGGCTGCGCCAGCGGGGCACCTCGGGCGGCAGGATCGGCCCGCGGGGCCCGTGACCGCGGCGGTCCGCGCGGCGGGACGTCACCACGCGCGGTCCGCGGCGCCCGGGGTCGCCGGGGAAATCGCGGACGGAGATACGGCTGCCCGCGGCGACGTCGGACTGGCCGGCGCCCGGGATCGCGGTCCCTGTGGGCGGCCGTCCGGGAACCGGGGCGGTCGGGGTCATGGCGCGAGGATAACCCCGTCGGTGGCGGCCGGGTCGCACCGGTGTGGGCGGGTCGCGGCCCACCCGGACAGTGCGCGGGGCTACGCTGGGGCCTCGTGAGTGAGAACCGTCGTTGCTGCCGCCCGGGATGTCCCAACCGTGCGGTCGCCACGCTCACCTACGTGTACGCGGACTCCACGGCAGTCATCGGGCCGCTGCCCGCGGTCCAGGAGCCGCACGCCTGGGACCTCTGCGCCGTGCACGCGCTGCGCATCACCGCCCCCCGCGGCTGGGACCTCGTCCGTCATCCGGACCTCGACACCTCGGCCGAGGACTCCGATCTCACCGCCCTCCTGGACGCCGTCACCGGCGGCCCCGTCGGCGGGCGGCGGGCCGGAGCGGCACTGGTCGACGCCGATCGCCTGCGCCGACTCGGGGTCTCCGATCCCGA
Protein-coding regions in this window:
- the cofD gene encoding 2-phospho-L-lactate transferase, producing MKICVLAGGVGGARFLLGARRLLGLDSESARASSPHRIDAVVNVGDDAWMHGVRICPDLDTCMYTLGGGIDPERGWGHAGETWNCRDELASYGVQPDWFGLGDKDLATHLVRTQMLNAGYRLTDVTEALCTRWSPGVRLLPVTDDRCETHVVVTDPPAADGGVGAGEAGGSATGSRAIHFQEWWVRHRAQLPASGFVQIGAESASPTPEALEAIETADLVVVAPSNPVVSVGAILAVPGMRAALRSTPAPVVGVSPVIGGSVLRGMADACLTAIGVETSATAVARHYGARSGTGLIDGWLVAPGDGPTDGSGTVDGVAVREAPLLMTDPDATADMLVAAIELAGLDVPARGDR
- a CDS encoding WhiB family transcriptional regulator, with amino-acid sequence MTVDRQSRTVAGPELALVDLGVPGLFDEDEQESWQDRALCAQTDPEAFFPEKGGSTREAKKICTGCEVKAECLEYALANDERFGIWGGLSERERRRIKRDAVI
- a CDS encoding metallopeptidase family protein; the encoded protein is MSVRDFPGDPGRRGPRVVTSRRADRRGHGPRGPILPPEVPRWRSRSAEFDAAALEAFAEIDQHWHARLEHLDLAVDMVPRMRLRPGETWPEEVVADGDVPLARLVPAGVDRSGQPTRARLVLFRKPLTRRAPEGDDLRDLIYSVLVELVSQHLEISPDEVEAGPDED
- a CDS encoding DUF3499 domain-containing protein translates to MSENRRCCRPGCPNRAVATLTYVYADSTAVIGPLPAVQEPHAWDLCAVHALRITAPRGWDLVRHPDLDTSAEDSDLTALLDAVTGGPVGGRRAGAALVDADRLRRLGVSDPEPALDRALAGSDPLPAPGPPTGSGRPRLRVVPDMSAAREDEADRHAGGAGGSGPTAR